One genomic window of Onychomys torridus chromosome 19, mOncTor1.1, whole genome shotgun sequence includes the following:
- the LOC118570492 gene encoding vomeronasal type-2 receptor 116-like → MSSWTFILKLLLIPNLVCAYSSSECYFKIKEDFHKEGDVVIGVFFPIHIFYTINKIQHESLPHYFSDFHLQYYFRNYKFLLALMFAVEEINRNPYLLSNMSLGFDFYNLPYNELQILMNAGIWLTGLSYPLSNYNCAKENKAAAVITGTSWKASAHIGTLLQLYKFPQLTFGPFDTILSDHGQFSSVYQMAPQNTFLSLAIVSLMFHFHWTWVGLLLPDDHRGTHILSDLSEKMEKSRVCIAFVEMIPSTWTSFSNKFWKNLGKIQESLANVIIIYGDIDSLQGLMRNLGQQILTQKVWVTNFQWDVTNHADYFMIDSFHGSLIFEHHHEEIVEFTNFVRTLNPYKYPEDNYLPKLWFLFFNCPFSEFNCQLLENCQPNASLEFLPRHIFNMAMSEESYNIYKAVHAVAHSLHEISLQQVQLQPNENGKTIVFFPWQLHHFLRKINVDHNMGLDWKQNIDAEYDILNFWNFPKGLGLKVKVGTFSSNAPQHQQLFLDEQMIKWPETFSEIPHSVCSESCGPGFRKAALEGKAVCCYDCTPCADNEISNATDVDQCVKCPENHFANTEKNQCLQKVVSFLAHKDLLGMIFTIIALCFSALTAVVLGVFVKHKDTPIVKANNRSLSYTLLITLTICFLCPLLFIGRPNTITCILQQTTFGGAFTVALASVLAKAITVIIAFRVTFPGRVVRWLIVSRAPNFIIPICSLIQIVLCGIWLGTSPPFLDQDAHAEYGHIIIVCNKGSAIAFHCVLGYLCFLALGSYIMAFLSRNLPDIFNEAKFLSFSMLVFFCVWVTFLPVYHSTKGKVMVAMEVFSILASSAALLGFIFAPKCYIILLRPDKNSLHYMRKRDHSRKK, encoded by the exons GTATTATTTTAGGAACTACAAATTTCTTCTGGCTCTAATGTTTGCTGTTGAAGAAATCAACAGGAACCCATACCTTCTATCAAACATGTCCCTGGGGTTTGATTTCTATAATCTCCCATACAATGAACTACAGATTCTTATGAATGCTGGTATTTGGCTCACAGGACTGAGCTATCCCCTCTCTAATTACAATTGTGCAAAGGAAAACAAGGCAGCTGCTGTGATCACCGGAACATCATGGAAAGCATCCGCACACATAGGGACACTCCTGCAACTCTACAAATTTCCACAG ctTACTTTTGGGCCTTTTGATACTATCTTGAGTGACCATGGTCAGTTTTCTTCTGTCTACCAGATGGCCCCCCAAAACACATTTTTGTCACTTGCCATTGTCTCTTTGATGTTTCATTTCCACTGGACCTGGGTTGGTCTATTACTCCCAGATGACCACAGAGGGACACATATTCTATCAGATTTAAGTGAAAAGATGGAGAAGAGTAGAGTATGCATAGCTTTTGTAGAAATGATCCCAAGCACCTGGACTTCGTTTTCCAACAAATTTTGGAAAAATCTAGGGAAGATCCAGGAATCACTGGCCAATGTCATCATTATTTATGGTGACATTGATTCTCTACAAGGTTTAATGAGAAATCTAGGGCAACAGATTTTGACACAGAAAGTCTGGGTTACAAACTTTCAATGGGATGTTACCAACCACGCTGATTATTTCATGATAGACTCTTTCCATGGGAGTCTCATTTTTGAACACCATCATGAGGAGATCGTTGAATTTACCAATTTTGTTAGAACACTTAATCCATATAAATACCCAGAAGACAATTACCTTCCTAAATTGTGGTTTTTGTTCTTCAACTGCCCATTTTCTGAGTTTAATTGTCAACTTTTAGAGAACTGCCAACCCAACGCTTCACTGGAATTCTTACCTAGGCATATTTTTAACATGGCCATGAGTGAAGAGAGTTACAATATATACAAAGCTGTGCATGCTGTGGCCCACAGTCTCCATGAGATAAGTCTTCAGCAAGTACAATTACagccaaatgaaaatggaaagacaatTGTGTTTTTCCCATGGCAG CTTCACCACTTCCTGAGGAAGATTAATGTGGACCACAACATGGGTTTAGATTGGAAACAGAATATAGATGCTGAGTATGACATTCTCAACTTTTGGAATTTTCCAAAGGGTCTTGGACTAAAGGTGAAAGTAGGAACCTTTTCCTCAAATGCTCCCCAACATCAACAGTTGTTTTTAGATGAGCAGATGATAAAATGGCCAGAAACATTTTCAGAG aTTCCCCATTCTGTGTGCAGTGAGAGCTGTGGGCCTGGTTTCAGAAAAGCTGCCCTGGAGGGCAAGGCTGTCTGTTGCTATGATTGCACTCCTTGTGCAGACAATGAGATTTCCAATGCGACAG ATGTGGATCAGTGTGTGAAGTGTCCAGAAAATCATTTTGCCAATACAGAGAAGAACCAATGTCTCCAGAAAGTTGTCAGTTTTCTTGCTCATAAAGACCTCTTGGGGATGATTTTCACTATCATAGCCCTGTGCTTCTCTGCACTAACAGCTGTGGTTCTTGGAGTCTTTGTAAAGCACAAAGATACTCCCATTGTAAAGGCAAATAACCGGTCCCTCAGTTACACCTTGCTCATCACACTCACTATCTGTTTCCTCTGCCCCTTGCTCTTCATTGGCCGTCCCAACACTATCACCTGTATCCTGCAGCAGACCACATTTGGAGGTGCATTTACTGTGGCTCTTGCCAGTGTCTTGGCAAAAGCTATTACTGTGATTATTGCCTTCAGGGTCACTTTTCCAGGGAGAGTTGTGAGGTGGTTAATAGTATCAAGGGCCCCAAATTTCATTATTCCCATCTGTTCCCTGATCCAAATTGTTCTCTGTGGAATCTGGCTAGGAACTTCTCCACCCTTCCTTGACCAAGATGCTCATGCAGAATATGGACATATCATCATTGTATGTAACAAGGGCTCAGCTATTGCTTTCCATTGTGTCCTGGGATATCTCTGCttcttagcacttgggagttaCATCATGGCCTTCTTGTCCAGAAATCTGCCTGACATTTTCAATGAAGCAAAATTTCTGTCCttcagcatgctggtgttcttctgtgtttgggttaccttcctccctgtctaccacagcaccaaggggaagGTCATGGTGGCTATGGAAGTCTTCTCTATCTTGGCTTCTAGTGCAGCACTTCTTGGCTTCATCTTTGCCCCAAAGTGCTATATTATCTTGTTAAGACCAGATAAAAACTCACTTCATTATATGAGGAAAAGAGAccattccagaaaaaaataa